The sequence GAAACCACAACACTCCTCTGTTGTGAGTCCGACTTCCACAGCGTCCTCTTCAGGTACTGTACTGTTGGCAGCACCGAGCAACACCACTGCCTTGCTGTGCACCTCTGGACCAAGGCAGGTGTACATTCCATCACAGGCCTCAGCCAAAAACATATTGCTTTCCAATGCGCAGACCCCTGCAAGATTACCTACACCAACAGTAGTTAAGACGggttacagtatgtttgtgcCAAATTTGACTTCCAATACATCCAAGCAGGTGCCAAGCATCACCGTGAGGGTTCCTGGTCTACCACATACACAACCTGGCCAGGTCCTGCTGCCTCCTGGAGTACGGATCAATGTCCCTGGAAAAATGGGGCTACGGCCTCCACAGCCTCTATTGGTGACCCATAACCTTGCGATGAATCAGTCCAATCCTCAGCCACCAATGCTGTCTTCTCAGTCCATCCGACTGATTCCAACAGGGAACAATGTCAATGGAGTTCCGACGTACACCCTTGCACCTGCCGTCCAGGTCACAGTTCCGGTCCAGCCTGGTGGTGCCCAAGTCGTTGGCAAGGGACCGGTGGTCTTGACCCAGAATAATGTTGGCACTGTTCAGCAGCTCAGTACACCAATACCACCTGGTGTCACCGGAATGAGTGCAGAACAGAAGCTGGCTTTATCAAAATCTAAGACACATGAGCTGGCTGTCTTGTCACCTTTTCTGAAGTCTGACAACAAAACAGTCCGATGTTTAAAATGCAAAATTTTACTCACAGAGAAGGGAATTTTTCACCATTTGTTGCATGGCTTAAAGTGTCTCTTCTGTCCCGCGATGTTCTATTCTGTGAAACAAATTATggaacatgcatacacagaacATAGTCTCTCTGTCAAGGCGAATCGAGATTTCCTCAAGAAGGAATATCAAATTGACACCAGTGATCAAGGTAATCTTGTGTTTACCTCTTTCGACTTGAACACAAATATACCGAAAGAACAGCTAGGGGACAAGGAACTCAATCTGGTGTTAGTTACCGGCTGTCTTGAGAAGATATTCATGAAGATGTACCCAGAGTCTCCAAAGGTAGTTGGCACAGCATCTGCTAAGCATTTCTGCACTGGCTGTCCACTTTGTAAAGTGAAGATCCTGAACAAAGAGGACTATGATTTGCATCTGAAGACCAAGCACCACATCATGCCCACCATTCATGCCATTTTGAAAACTCCTGCATTCAAATGCATTTATTGCCTTGGTGTTTACACAGAGAAGTTCACCTCCAAAACCATATCCATACACGTCCAACGGTGCCGGTGTGCACCCAAGGCTGTGAAAGATGCAGAAAGACTGATAAACCCTGACCCAAACAACCAAGTCAGCAATGGGGAGTTGACCCAACCCATAGTGGGTGACAGTGCTCTAAATCATAACCTAATGCCCACTGGGAAGAAAGTCAATGGAGTACCCACCTATACCTTTGCTCCAATTCAGCTCATGACATCGGTCCAGCCACGTAATACTCAGCTTCTCCGCAAGGGACAAGTGGTGATGGTGTCCAAGACCAAAGCTACCAAAATACTGGGTGGCAAAGTGGTATGCAAAGATTCAAAGTTGGCTCAGTTGAAAGGAAGGGGTAGAGAAAGTTCAACACCCAGAGGCCAGGCTAAATCAAAGGGTACGGAGGTGAAATCTCAACAAGTTCGAAAGGAATTGCTCAACAAGCATTTCAACCAAAAGCCCTACCTGACTGAG is a genomic window of Alosa sapidissima isolate fAloSap1 chromosome 10, fAloSap1.pri, whole genome shotgun sequence containing:
- the adnp2a gene encoding activity-dependent neuroprotector homeobox protein 2a; protein product: MYQNPVGDVEKLRNSRKRVKSILCDIGLDSCNDLVEEWKSFDTGEECFNDTEWDDLTEGYSSKRRKKWCYRSEKFCCNLCWFSTWSWYTFRGHVQRCHEEELDLASLSTCKNCHFVGHPSTTDHHIKLFHSTAKLRQKQDTTAASQKAEIKKAAPVVPNIQGDKYTCRSCGYHDSLLYVMKKHVLVNHYGSLLNRYFGHRNQDEKNSEGAMYYCKMCNLPAQTCEHLLYHILSSEKHKELEVHIKPFVCENVSVTKNGTKKKLQSLAPKAGQKTTNKTAVSVVAKPQHSSVVSPTSTASSSGTVLLAAPSNTTALLCTSGPRQVYIPSQASAKNILLSNAQTPARLPTPTVVKTGYSMFVPNLTSNTSKQVPSITVRVPGLPHTQPGQVLLPPGVRINVPGKMGLRPPQPLLVTHNLAMNQSNPQPPMLSSQSIRLIPTGNNVNGVPTYTLAPAVQVTVPVQPGGAQVVGKGPVVLTQNNVGTVQQLSTPIPPGVTGMSAEQKLALSKSKTHELAVLSPFLKSDNKTVRCLKCKILLTEKGIFHHLLHGLKCLFCPAMFYSVKQIMEHAYTEHSLSVKANRDFLKKEYQIDTSDQGNLVFTSFDLNTNIPKEQLGDKELNLVLVTGCLEKIFMKMYPESPKVVGTASAKHFCTGCPLCKVKILNKEDYDLHLKTKHHIMPTIHAILKTPAFKCIYCLGVYTEKFTSKTISIHVQRCRCAPKAVKDAERLINPDPNNQVSNGELTQPIVGDSALNHNLMPTGKKVNGVPTYTFAPIQLMTSVQPRNTQLLRKGQVVMVSKTKATKILGGKVVCKDSKLAQLKGRGRESSTPRGQAKSKGTEVKSQQVRKELLNKHFNQKPYLTEAEVETLAARLWLKRPDVVAAFSKKQNMCMKAINTKRTAVLLGFNMSEMKKVKHNVVIPETLPVNANVNVSVQTEVVVKTENDC